In one window of Cynocephalus volans isolate mCynVol1 chromosome 6, mCynVol1.pri, whole genome shotgun sequence DNA:
- the PRRT2 gene encoding LOW QUALITY PROTEIN: proline-rich transmembrane protein 2 (The sequence of the model RefSeq protein was modified relative to this genomic sequence to represent the inferred CDS: deleted 1 base in 1 codon; substituted 1 base at 1 genomic stop codon) → MAASSSEVSELKQVEESPETQGEGSGHSEAGTGPLQVLAGDQPEAMQPGPVTTVAPVDSGPKLGLAPETTETPTGAPETAQATDLSLSPGGESKANTSPEEACQELASKPEVSKEATADQGSELVSAALPEPASEPAPQLDPQPGSQDTPKPALHPEPPTQEDPTPEVLTEIAEEKQENGAVVPLQAGNGEEGPAPQPHSPPSTKPPPANGAPPRVLQQLVEEDRLGRAHSGHPGSPRGSLSHHSSSQLAGPGVEGGEGTQKPRDYIILAILSCFCPMWPVNIVAFAYAVMSRNSLQQGDVDGAQRLGRVAKLLSIVALVGGVLIIIASCVINLGGEXGSGTGKGGVEGLTRAALLTPAPALSCLSSLLLLCLSLSPCPFSVSVCPSLSSPTVYK, encoded by the exons ATGGCAGCCAGCAGCTCTGAGGTCTCTGAGTTGAAGCAGGTTGAGGAGAGTCCTGAGACCCAGGGAGAAGGGTCTGGCCATTCTGAAGCTGGAACTGGCCCTCTCCAGGTCCTAGCAGGGGACCAGCCAGAGGCCATGCAGCCAGGCCCAGTCACCACTGTGGCCCCTGTGGACTCAGGGCCCAAGCTTGGGCTGGCTCCAGAAACCACAGAGACCCCTACTGGGGCCCCAGAAACAGCCCAGGCCACAGACCTCAGCTTAAGCCCAGGAGGGGAATCAAAGGCCAACACCAGCCCCGAAGAAGCATGCCAAGAGCTAGCATCCAAACCAGAAGTGAGCAAAGAGGCCACTGCAGACCAGGGGTCCGAGCTGGTGTCTGCAGCCCTGCCTGAGCCAGCCTCAGAGCCTGCTCCCCAGCTAGACCCCCAGCCAGGTTCTCAGGACACCCCCAAGCCAGCTCTTCATCCAGAGCCCCCTACCCAGGAGGACCCCACCCCTGAGGTCCTGACTGAGATTGCAGAGGAAAAGCAAGAGAATGGGGCAGTGGTGCCCTTGCAGGCTGGTAATGGGGAAGAGGGCCCAGCTCCTCAGCCTCACTCGCCACCTTCAACAAAACCCCCCCCAGCCAATGGAGCTCCCCCCCGCGTGCTACAGCAGCTCGTTGAGGAGGACCGACTAGGAAGGGCTCACAGTGGGCATCCAGGATCTCCCAGAGGGAGCCTGAGCCACCACTCCAGCTCTCAGCTGGCAGGGCCTGGGGTAGAGGGGGGTGAAGGCACCCAGAAACCTCGGGACTACATCATCCTTGCCATCCTGTCCTGCTTCTGCCCCATGTGGCCTGTCAACATCGTGGCCTTCGCTTATGCCGTCATG TCCCGGAACAGCCTGCAGCAGGGGGACGTGGATGGGGCCCAGCGCCTGGGCCGTGTGGCCAAGCTCTTAAGCATCGTGGCGCTGGTGGGGGGGGTCCTCATCATCATCGCCTCCTGCGTCATCAACTTAGGAGGTGAGTGAGGGTCTGGAACAGGCAAGGGAGGAGTGGAAGGATTGACAAGGGCAGCTTTACTAACCCCTGCCCCTGCTCTCTCCTGTCTGTCCTCCTTACTTCTCCTTTGTCTCTCCTtgtctccctgtccc ttctccgtgtctgtctgtccttccctctcctctcccacagTGTATAAGTGA
- the PAGR1 gene encoding PAXIP1-associated glutamate-rich protein 1, with product MSLARGHGDAAATTATPLSEEGEVTSGLQALAVEDTGGPSASAIKAEEEGGGGREEAEREGSGPEDAQGEAPSAEGEELAEGESEDWCVPCSDEEVELPVDGQSWMPPPSEIQRLYELLAAHGTLELKAEILPRRPPTPEAQSEEERTDEEPETKEEEEEKPHMPTEFDFDDEPMTPKDSLIDRRRTPGSSARSQKREARLDKVLSDMKRHKKLEEQILRTGRDLFSLDSGDPSPSSPPLRSSGSSLFPRQRKY from the exons ATGTCCCTTGCCCGGGGTCATGGAGACGCTGCAGCTACCACGGCGACGCCTCTGTCCGAAGAAGGGGAAGTGACCTCCGGTCTCCAGGCTCTGGCCGTGGAGGACACCGGAGGCCCCTCTGCCTCGGCCATTAAGGCCGAGGAAGAGGGGGGAGGAGGCCGTGAGGAGGCCGAGCGTGAGGGGTCCGGGCCCGAGGACGCGCAGGGAGAAGCCCCCAGCGCTGAGGGGGAAGAGCTTGCCGAGGGAGAATCCGAGGACTGGTGCGTGCCCTGCAGCGATGAGGAGGTGGAGCTGCCCGTGGATGGACAGTCCTGGATGCCCCCGCCCTCCGAAATCCAGCGGCTCTATGAACTGCTGGCTGCCCACGGTACCCTGGAGCTTAAAGCCGAGATCCTGCCCCGCCGGCCTCCAACGCCCGAGGCCCAGAGTGAAGAGGAGAGAACCGATGAGGAGCCGGAGaccaaagaagaggaagaggaaaa ACCGCACATGCCCACGGAATTTGACTTTGATGATGAGCCCATGACTCCAAAGGACTCCCTGATCGACCGGAGACGCACCCCAG GAAGCTCAGCCCGAAGCCAGAAACGGGAGGCCCGCCTGGACAAGGTCCTCTCAGACATGAAGCGACACAAGAAGCTGGAGGAACAGATCCTTCGGACCGGGAGGGACCTTTTCAGCCTGGACTCAggggaccccagccccagcagcccccCACTCCGGTCCTCAGGGAGTAGCCTCTTCCCCCGGCAGCGGAAGTACTGA
- the MVP gene encoding major vault protein, translating into MANDESIIRIPPYHYIHVLDQNSNVSRVEVGPKTYIRQDNERVLFAPLRMVTVPPRHYCTVANPVSRDAQGSVLFDVTGQVRLRHADLEIRLAQDPFPLYPGEVLEKDITPLQVVLPNTALHLKALLDFEDKDGDKVVAGDEWLFEGPGTYIPQKEVEVVEIIQATVIRQNQALRLRARKECRDRDGKERVTGEEWLVTSVGAYLPAVFEEVLDLVDAVILTEKTALHLRARQNFRDTRGVVRRTGEEWLVTVRDTEAHVPDVHEEVRGVVPITTLGPRNYCVILDPVGPDGRNQLGQKLVVKGEKSFFLQPGERLERGIQNVYVLSEQQGLLLRALQPLEEGEDKEKVSCQAGDCWLIRGPLEYVPSAKVEVVEERQAIPLDENEGIYVQDVKTGRVRSVIGSTYMLTQDEVLWEKELPPGVEELLSKAQDPLADRGENSTRKSLQPSAPRNKTRVVSYRVPHNAAVQVYDYREKRARVVFGPELVSLGPEEQFTVLSLSAGRPKRPHARRALCLLLGPDFFTDVITIETADHARLQLQLAYNWHFEVSDRRDPQEAAKLFSVPDFVGDACKAIASRVRGAVASVTFDDFHKNSARIIRTAVFGFETSEAKSTDGTGLPKPRDQAIFPQNGLVVSSVDVQSVEPVDQRTRDALQRSVQLAIEITTNSQEAAAKHEAQRLEQEARGRLERQKILDQSEAEKARRELLELEALSMAVESTGTAKAEAESRAEAARIEGEGSVLQAKLKAQALAIETEAELQRVQKVRELELVYARAQLELEVSKAQQLAEVEVKKFTQMTQALGPSTIRDLAVAGPEMQVKLLQSLGLKSTLITDGSTPINLFHTAMGLLGLGSEAQPAARKAAGMPTPQGGLPLQSLPVPQSPGSNQIVP; encoded by the exons ATGGCGAACGACGAGTCCATCATCCGCATCCCCCCGTACCACTACATCCATGTCCTGGACCAGAACAGCAATGTGTCCCGTGTGGAGGTCGGACCAAAGACCTACATCCGGCAGGACAATGAGAG GGTGCTGTTTGCCCCTTTGCGAATGGTGACTGTCCCCCCACGCCACTACTGCACAGTGGCCAACCCTGTGTCCCGGGATGCCCAGGGCTCAGTGCTGTTCGACGTCACTGGGCAAGTACGGCTTCGCCACGCTGACCTAGAGATCCGGCTGGCCCAGGATCCCTTCCCGCTGTACCCGGGGGAGGTGCTGGAGAAG GACATCACGCCCCTGCAGGTGGTTCTGCCCAACACTGCCCTCCATCTCAAGGCATTGCTGGATTTTGAGGACAAGGATGGAGACAAAGTGGTGGCAGGAGACGAGTGGCTCTTTGAAGGACCTG GCACATACATCCCCCAGAAAGAGGTGGAGGTTGTGGAGATCATTCAGGCCACGGTCATCAGGCAGAACCAGGCCCTGCGGCTCAGGGCCCGCAAGGAGTGCCGGGACCGGGACGGCAAGGAGAGGGTGACAG GAGAAGAATGGCTGGTCACCTCTGTGGGGGCATATCTCCCAGCAGTGTTTGAGGAGGTTCTGGATTTGGTGGATGCCGTGATCCTTACAGAAAAG ACAGCCCTGCACCTCCGGGCTCGGCAGAACTTCCGAGACACGAGGGGAGTGGTCCGCCGCACGGGGGAGGAATGGCTGGTGACCGTGCGGGACACAGAGGCCCATGTGCCAGACGTCCACGAAGAGGTGCGGGGGGTCGTGCCCATTACCACCCTGGGCCCCCGCAACTACTGCGTGATCCTCGACCCAGTCGGACCAGATGGCAGGAACCAGCTGGGGCAAAAGCTCGTGGTCAAG GGAGAGAAGTCTTTTTTCCTCCAGCCAGGGGAGAGGCTGGAACGAGGCATCCAGAATGTATATGTGCTATCGGAGCAGCAGGGACTGCTGCTGAGGGCCCTGCAGcccctggaggagggggaggacAAGGAGAAGGTCTCATGCCAGGCTGGGGACTGCTGGCTCATCCGCGGGCCCCTGGAGTATGTGCCGTCTGccaaggtggaggtggtggaagaGCGTCAGGCCATCCCTCTGGACGAGAACGAGGGCATCTATGTACAGGACGTCAAGACTGGCAGG GTGCGCTCTGTGATTGGGAGCACCTACATGCTGACACAGGACGAGGTCCTGTGGGAGAAGGAGCTGCCCCCAGGGGTGGAGGAGTTACTGAGTAAGGCGCAGGACCCTCTGGCCGACCGGGGTGAGAACAGCACACGCAAGAGCCTGCAGCCCTCAGCTCCCCGGAACAAGACCCGCGTGGTCAGCTACCGTGTCCCCCACAATGCCGCTGTGCAGGTGTATGACTACAGAGAGAAGAGAGCTCG TGTGGTCTTTGGACCCGAGCTGGTGTCTCTGGGTCCCGAGGAGCAGTTCACAGTGTTGTCCCTCTCGGCCGGGCGGCCCAAGCGTCCCCATGCCCGCCGTGCACTCTGCCTGCTGCTCGGACCAGACTTCTTCACAGATGTCATCACCATCGAGACAGCAGACCATGCCAGACTGCAGCTGCAGCTCGCCTACAACTG GCACTTTGAGGTGAGTGACCGGAGGGACCCCCAAGAGGCGGCCAAGCTCTTCTCAGTGCCTGACTTCGTGGGTGATGCCTGCAAGGCCATCGCATCCCGGGTGCGGGGGGCCGTGGCATCCGTCACCTTTGATGACTTCCATAAGAATTCAGCCCGCATCATCCGCACAGCCGTCTTTGGCTTTGAGACCTCAGAAGCCAAGAGCACTGATGGCACCGGCCTGCCCAAGCCCCGGGACCAGGCCATCTTCCCCCAAAATGGGCTGGTGGTCAGCAGCGTGGACGTGCAGTCAGTCGAGCCTGTGGACCAGAGGACCCGGGATGCCCTGCAGCGCAGCGTCCAGCTGGCCATCGAGATCACCACCAACTCCCAGGAGGCAGCAGCCAA GCATGAGGCTCAGAGGCTTGAGCAGGAAGCCCGTGGCCGGCTCGAGAGGCAGAAGATCTTGGACCAATCGGAGGCTGAGAAGGCTCGTAGGGAGCTCTTGGAGCTGGAGGCTCTGAG CATGGCCGTGGAGAGCACCGGGACTGCCAAGGCGGAGGCCGAGTCCCGTGCAGAGGCGGCGCGGATTGAGGGAGAAGGTTCCGTGCTACAGGCCAAGCTGAAAGCACAGGCCTTGGCCATCGAGACG GAGGCTGAGCTCCAGCGGGTACAGAAAGTACGAGAGCTGGAGCTGGTCTATGCCCGGGCCCAGCTGGAGCTGGAGGTGAGCAAGGCCCAGCAGctggctgaggtggaggtgaAGAAATTCACGCAGATGACACAGGCTCTGGGCCCCAGCACCATCAGGGACCTTGCTGTGGCTGGGCCAGAGATGCAG